Genomic DNA from Porites lutea chromosome 4, jaPorLute2.1, whole genome shotgun sequence:
GGATCTGGTAGATAGTGATCGACTGGTTAATATAGAGGTTTATAATATTGTACGCAGGGATAGAAACAAACACGGTGGTGGAGTTTGTTTTTACCTGCGAAATACAATAACATTTTCTAGGCAATATCAACTTGAAAATGATGATCTTGAATCAATTGCCTTAGAAATTCACAAACCAAATTCATGTCCATATCTTATTGCTACCTGGTACCGGCCACCAAACACACCTTTGgattattttcgaaaattcgaaatgtttttgaaggagGCAGATGCCAGGTATTCAGAAATTTACATACTGGGAGATTTAAACTGTAATATTCTTTCAAATCCCCCAAAGGTTCACACTACCCATTTATTGGACTTGATGGTTGATTATCAATTGGCACAATTAATCAGAGAACCTACAAGAGTTAATGCCAAATCGCAAACTCTTATTGATGTATTTATTACGAACAAGGAAGATAATATTTCTCATTCGGGAGTATACACACTTTCCATTAGTGACCACAATTTAATTTATGCAGTTAGAAAAATTGGTTTACCCAGGGGACAACCAAAGTTTATTCAATCGAGGAATTTCAAACATTTCAATGAAGAAAATTTCTTAACAAATCTGAAAAATGCCTCATGGCCGGTTATTAAAAGCGGTATTGAAATGAATAGTACGTGGAATGCATGGAAAGATATATTTTAGAATATAATTGATAAGCATGCTCCGAGAAGAGTCATGCGTGCCAGAAATAAACCTGCTTCTCGGTTAAATTCTCAGTTAAAAGAGGAAATGTATCAATGTGACTGGCTAAAGAAAAAAGCTTCAGAAAGGCAGCGGCCAGATGTTTGGAAGGcatataaaactaaaaagttaacggttaacaaaaaagtaaaaaagacaaagaaggATTATTACAAACATCAAATAGAAGGAGTATGGTGGCCGAGAACTGCCACTGAGTTTTCggcacattttttcttttttttctttattataagtggattgaatgtaaaacatttaaatcaaataaaaatgcaataaaatgtaaaacaaaatgcaAGTAAAATCTCAATCAAAATACAAATCCAATTAAATTTGAAATGCAAAGTTAACTCCATTCAGATTAAAATTGACTGCACTTTAAAAGAGAATGCAAATAGAATATAAGTAGAAGTCAAAGTcaattaaaattcaataaattttgaaaagagAATGGAAAACGAAGTTAGTGGCAGTGCTCGGCCATGCGAAGATTTACTTTCGTTTGaagtaaaattgaaattaaattattcGCGTGGCCGAGCGCTACCACTGCCAGACCCGCCCCAGGCCTCCAAACCAATACCATAAAGCCATGCGCGCGTTTTGTGTGAGTCGTCAACATGGCGGAGTGGAGGCGGTATGCCGCCATTCAGAAGGCTAAGAGAAAAGGCAAGAAAACAGGAGAGGAAAGCACTGTGGCGGAAGAAATAGTAGTGCAGAGAATGAGTGCAGATGTATCAGGCAAACAGCAGAAATACACTAGGATAGGGCCCCAGGAATACGTGCCTTTTGAGCACGAAGAGATAACGATTGCGAACATCAAAGACGCCTGCAAGAAGCACTTCAGGCCTCAGATCGAAAAAAATCTTATCCGTGACGTACTGGCTGGAGAGCGCGGGCCATCTTGCGAAAAGATGGCCCATATTCCAAACCGAAAAGTGTTCTATAGACGGTTTATAAAACGCGAAGGAGTGGAGGTCGTTTCCGATGAGGATGGATCGTTGGAATGCAAGGTAATAGCACAATAAACCCGTAATAATCAAAATGAATcacgagttttatttgcactttGGATTTGGATTATGAACTCAAGACCTTTCTTCTAGGAATTCTGATAAGGACATTTTAGGTAGTTGAGGTTTTAGTCAAGTAAAATAATCTTCGCGGAAGCGTTTTGTTTACTCACCGGTTTACTCGTGGTGTATAGAAATATTCGTGGGGAGTGACTTTTTGCAAAGCCACTGTTTGTATTAAAGTTTAGAAAACGTTTTAATTGCAAAATTAAACCAAATCTGCATCCAGCTGTTGCTTCCAGCACATTAGATTATTGGTACTATTTGATACTATGAAGTCCCAGGAGGATTGAAATTTCCAGGACAGAATTAGAAAACTTTTGTTCCCTGATTCATAACAATCTATAGTTTTCTACATTCCACTACAAGGTTACAAACCAGCATTCttaaacttattaataattcgTAAGgtcgcaggggcggatccaggattttccTTAGGAGGGGATACACCAATAAGAAATGGCGTAACTGACTGGTGatgtaaagaaattttaaaagcgaatatGAAGAGGCTTCATCTCAgggggttgggggagggggtgttcaccccctgcaccctccccctagatctgcccctgggtcAGCAGTCAATAAGATTTATTTAGGTGAGGTGGACGGATCTTGATACCCAATACCAATAGTTAATactaattatttttcaaaagtgagCACTCGGCCCTCAGCCTTGTGCTTTCATCAGTTTCTCTGTGTTTGTCTGGAACCCCTGATTAAATACTCACCCCCCATTGTTGATAATTATAGAACTTAAAGTCTGGCAAAATGTTAtatcaatttttgttttatcacTGTTCAAGATAGCAGTTTAACATTGTTGCAAGTTCTTCCTTTTGTTCAATATTTTTTGTCTTGGTCCACAGGAAAAGAAAGCAAGATATGAAGTTTCACAGAAAAGGTCTGCCTCCCATCCAAGCCCAGTGAAGCCTTCACCTGCAACGAGTAAATTTTACCCAAAGAGCCTTTCTATCAAGGACATACTTAGGCTTGGAAGGGTAGTtgataacaaagcaaagaaaatccTGATCTACAAATTCGACTTTGCTCACATGGAATGGTCATCAGTGCCACTCCAAGCTGAATTTGTCATAGAAGAGAAAGAGTTTGCAGCTGGAGGTTTCCGAAAGGCATTTAAAGCCACAAGCATTACAGAAGGCTTTAATAAAGGAACATGGGTTGTTAAGAGTTATCTGGAGAGTGCTATTCAACTGATTAAAGATACAGGACAGACCACAGAAGAACATACTAGAAAGTCAGTACGGATGCAATATCTAGCAAGAAACTTTGCATCGCAGCTGAAGGAAACAATTGCAAAGGACAAGCTTGACGAATATGGAGATTCGTTTGAATACAAGTCTGTGTACATGGGGAAAACAGAGGACGGGGAGCTGTTAACAGTTGAGGAGTTCATCCCTGGAGActttgcaaagtttataaacAACAATGGAATTGTCTGTGAAGAAGATACCATGCTATGTAAGAAGGCACAGGCCTTTTCTCATTTTACGTATGAGAAATCAGAAGGCAAAGTTATGGTTTTAGACATCCAAGGGTCAGGATATACCTTGTACGATCCTGAAATAGCCTCAGCTGAGATACACAATGAGGATGGGTGTTATCAGTTCTGTACTGGCAACTTGGCTGGAAGAGCAATTGAATCATTTTTTGAGGTTCATCAGTGCAACTCCTACTGCAAGCTTCTAAAGTTGAAACTTAGACCAAGTTAGTTAATTTCtgatttgttttgctgtttttacatGTGCTATACCACATAAGctacccccacccctcccccttttcTGTGTATACTGTTGTTTTTTAATGAGGAATGCTGTTGTGTTTGCCCTTTGTAGGACAGCATGGAGTAGACATATTTGCCGTTAGATGTAAGCTGTAACCATCACTCTGCAACTcaaacttttgtttttcactgGTTAATTCCAATAGCAAACTTGAAGAAGTGTTCACATTATTGTCATAGTTCatcaataattacaaaaatatatacaaaatttACTTGTTCCAACTTCATATTATGAATATAAAGGTGTTACTTTTATAGTGTTACAGTTCTAGAAAGTACCAATAGTCCTAAATGTGGGTCTTTCACCACTATGGAATTTCGTTTTTGCTGATTCCATGTTACAAGAAATTAATAAAAGTGAAACATTATAAAGTTTAATGATTGAAACGTTAtatgaaataatattttcagttgttgttagtcaataaaaaaaaaacaatgtacaaaaaatgtttcaaatattgttttctttaccaGAAATAATTTTTGTCACATCTATCTTGAACTTATGCACACTATGTAACTTTATTGACTAGAAGGAGCATCCCCCAGCTGCCCCATCACAAGCTTAGTGCAACCTAAGGACCACTAGTGCCTACAATACAGACAATCACAGCTGgaagttattttttaagtaaatgTATGCATCCCTGCATTCATGGGGTCTAATAGTTTCACTATCTGGTAAGACAC
This window encodes:
- the LOC140934457 gene encoding transient receptor potential cation channel subfamily M member 7-like; the encoded protein is MAEWRRYAAIQKAKRKGKKTGEESTVAEEIVVQRMSADVSGKQQKYTRIGPQEYVPFEHEEITIANIKDACKKHFRPQIEKNLIRDVLAGERGPSCEKMAHIPNRKVFYRRFIKREGVEVVSDEDGSLECKEKKARYEVSQKRSASHPSPVKPSPATSKFYPKSLSIKDILRLGRVVDNKAKKILIYKFDFAHMEWSSVPLQAEFVIEEKEFAAGGFRKAFKATSITEGFNKGTWVVKSYLESAIQLIKDTGQTTEEHTRKSVRMQYLARNFASQLKETIAKDKLDEYGDSFEYKSVYMGKTEDGELLTVEEFIPGDFAKFINNNGIVCEEDTMLCKKAQAFSHFTYEKSEGKVMVLDIQGSGYTLYDPEIASAEIHNEDGCYQFCTGNLAGRAIESFFEVHQCNSYCKLLKLKLRPS